One region of Scophthalmus maximus strain ysfricsl-2021 chromosome 13, ASM2237912v1, whole genome shotgun sequence genomic DNA includes:
- the guk1b gene encoding guanylate kinase 1b isoform X2: protein MSGLRPVVLSGPSGAGKSTLMKRLMKEHEGVFGFSVSHTTRNPRPGEEDGKGLNILPMLLGATLLPVADVLSCEDLEMSTSFSCPNESETTEKDYHFTTREAMEEGINQGEFIENAEFSGNMYGTSKAAVEDVLARNLICILDVDIQGVRRIKETDLNPIYISIQPPSMDILEKRLRDRQTETEESLLKRLEAARIDMEHSKEPGVFDVVIINDDLERAYEELKDILNEEIQKVQEAK, encoded by the exons ATGTCAGGACTGAGGCCCGTGGTGCTGAGCGGCCCCTCCGGAGCGGGGAAGAGCACTCTGATGAAGAGGCTGATGAAGGAACACGAAGGCGTCTTTGGATTCAGCGTGTCAC ACACGACAAGAAACCCTCGACCGGGAGAGGAAGATGGCAAAG GGCTGAACATTCTCCCCATGCTTCTGGGGGCTACTTTACTGCCCGTAGCAGACGTCTTATCCTGTGAAGACTTAGAAATGTCCACCTCATTTTCATGTCCAAACGAATCAGAAACCACAGAGAAAG ACTACCACTTCACAACGAGAGAGGCCATGGAGGAGGGCATCAACCAGGGCGAATTCATTGAGAATGCAGAGTTTTCCGGCAACATGTACGGAACAAG TAAAGCTGCTGTAGAGGACGTGCTGGCCAGGAACCTAATCTGCATCCTTGATGTGGACATCCAGGGGGTGAGGAGGATTAAAGAGACTGACCTGAACCCCATCTATATCTCCATCCAGCCTCCATCCATGGACATCCTA GAAAAACGTCTGAgggacaggcagacagaaacGGAGGAGAGTCTATTGAAACGTCTGGAGGCAGCACGCATTGATATGGAGCACA GTAAGGAGCCAGGAGTGTTTGATGTTGTTATCATCAATGATGACTTAGAGAGGGCCTACGAGGAGCTGAAAGATATCCTCAATGAG GAAATCCAAAAAGTTCAGGAGGCCAAATAA
- the guk1b gene encoding guanylate kinase 1b isoform X1: MVWTLYYSLTMSGLRPVVLSGPSGAGKSTLMKRLMKEHEGVFGFSVSHTTRNPRPGEEDGKGLNILPMLLGATLLPVADVLSCEDLEMSTSFSCPNESETTEKDYHFTTREAMEEGINQGEFIENAEFSGNMYGTSKAAVEDVLARNLICILDVDIQGVRRIKETDLNPIYISIQPPSMDILEKRLRDRQTETEESLLKRLEAARIDMEHSKEPGVFDVVIINDDLERAYEELKDILNEEIQKVQEAK; the protein is encoded by the exons ATGGTGTGGACACTGTACTATTCCCT AACCATGTCAGGACTGAGGCCCGTGGTGCTGAGCGGCCCCTCCGGAGCGGGGAAGAGCACTCTGATGAAGAGGCTGATGAAGGAACACGAAGGCGTCTTTGGATTCAGCGTGTCAC ACACGACAAGAAACCCTCGACCGGGAGAGGAAGATGGCAAAG GGCTGAACATTCTCCCCATGCTTCTGGGGGCTACTTTACTGCCCGTAGCAGACGTCTTATCCTGTGAAGACTTAGAAATGTCCACCTCATTTTCATGTCCAAACGAATCAGAAACCACAGAGAAAG ACTACCACTTCACAACGAGAGAGGCCATGGAGGAGGGCATCAACCAGGGCGAATTCATTGAGAATGCAGAGTTTTCCGGCAACATGTACGGAACAAG TAAAGCTGCTGTAGAGGACGTGCTGGCCAGGAACCTAATCTGCATCCTTGATGTGGACATCCAGGGGGTGAGGAGGATTAAAGAGACTGACCTGAACCCCATCTATATCTCCATCCAGCCTCCATCCATGGACATCCTA GAAAAACGTCTGAgggacaggcagacagaaacGGAGGAGAGTCTATTGAAACGTCTGGAGGCAGCACGCATTGATATGGAGCACA GTAAGGAGCCAGGAGTGTTTGATGTTGTTATCATCAATGATGACTTAGAGAGGGCCTACGAGGAGCTGAAAGATATCCTCAATGAG GAAATCCAAAAAGTTCAGGAGGCCAAATAA
- the guk1b gene encoding guanylate kinase 1b isoform X3: MVWTLYYSLTMSGLRPVVLSGPSGAGKSTLMKRLMKEHEGVFGFSVSHTTRNPRPGEEDGKDYHFTTREAMEEGINQGEFIENAEFSGNMYGTSKAAVEDVLARNLICILDVDIQGVRRIKETDLNPIYISIQPPSMDILEKRLRDRQTETEESLLKRLEAARIDMEHSKEPGVFDVVIINDDLERAYEELKDILNEEIQKVQEAK; encoded by the exons ATGGTGTGGACACTGTACTATTCCCT AACCATGTCAGGACTGAGGCCCGTGGTGCTGAGCGGCCCCTCCGGAGCGGGGAAGAGCACTCTGATGAAGAGGCTGATGAAGGAACACGAAGGCGTCTTTGGATTCAGCGTGTCAC ACACGACAAGAAACCCTCGACCGGGAGAGGAAGATGGCAAAG ACTACCACTTCACAACGAGAGAGGCCATGGAGGAGGGCATCAACCAGGGCGAATTCATTGAGAATGCAGAGTTTTCCGGCAACATGTACGGAACAAG TAAAGCTGCTGTAGAGGACGTGCTGGCCAGGAACCTAATCTGCATCCTTGATGTGGACATCCAGGGGGTGAGGAGGATTAAAGAGACTGACCTGAACCCCATCTATATCTCCATCCAGCCTCCATCCATGGACATCCTA GAAAAACGTCTGAgggacaggcagacagaaacGGAGGAGAGTCTATTGAAACGTCTGGAGGCAGCACGCATTGATATGGAGCACA GTAAGGAGCCAGGAGTGTTTGATGTTGTTATCATCAATGATGACTTAGAGAGGGCCTACGAGGAGCTGAAAGATATCCTCAATGAG GAAATCCAAAAAGTTCAGGAGGCCAAATAA